One segment of Rosa chinensis cultivar Old Blush chromosome 6, RchiOBHm-V2, whole genome shotgun sequence DNA contains the following:
- the LOC112168857 gene encoding monothiol glutaredoxin-S6 → MDTITSMVTGKPVVIFSKSTCCMSHSISSLITGYGANPTVYELDQIPNGQVIERVLVEQLKCEPSVPAVFIGQQFVGGANQVMTLQLRNQLAPRLLEANAIWVWN, encoded by the coding sequence ATGGATACGATAACAAGCATGGTGACCGGAAAGCCAGTGGTGATATTCAGCAAGAGCACTTGTTGCATGAGCCACTCCATCAGCTCACTGATAACAGGGTACGGGGCGAATCCAACAGTGTATGAGCTTGATCAAATCCCAAATGGGCAAGTAATAGAGAGGGTGCTAGTTGAGCAGCTGAAATGCGAGCCAAGTGTGCCAGCTGTTTTCATAGGCCAACAGTTCGTTGGTGGAGCTAATCAGGTCATGACCCTCCAACTCAGAAACCAGCTTGCCCCTAGGCTCCTAGAGGCCAATGCCATTTGGGTTTGGAACTAA
- the LOC112172929 gene encoding uncharacterized protein LOC112172929 translates to MTISSPWLRSLPFSRLFRQLEHEMETVVTVLQPGPLGIVEHKFSAEEIRKANATVQRAVQKWQQNAILEKRSRILEEYIQK, encoded by the exons atgacaatATCTTCTCCATGGCTGCGGTCGTTGCCCTTCTCCAGACTCTTCAG GCAGCTGGAGCATGAGATGGAAACTGTGGTGACAGTGCTGCAACCTGGTCCGTTGGGAATTGTAGAACACAAGTTTTCTGCTGAGGAGATACGTAAGGCAAATGCTACTGTTCAAAGGGCAGTGCAGAAATGGCAACAGAATGCAATCCTAGAGAAGAGAAGTCGCATCTTAGAAGAGTATATACAGAAGTGA